The following proteins come from a genomic window of Miscanthus floridulus cultivar M001 chromosome 2, ASM1932011v1, whole genome shotgun sequence:
- the LOC136523358 gene encoding formiminotransferase cyclodeaminase-like protein — protein sequence MEPHHANKPKPKLSMKHSKFISCKLYISESRNAMAVDAIERASKSDAQVVVVSQFGDNHYNRFRYTLVSYIIDDRSTGEVIYSPIRKVLLAMIEAAFSTIDLESQSGAHPRIGVVDDLSFHPLGQARMEDAASLAKQVASDIGNGLQVPVFLYAAAHPTGKSAGAIRRELGYYRPNYKDNQWLGSMLPDVLPVKPDVGPTHVSHKRGATTVGVTPWIENYNVPVLSKDVATVRRITRRVSGRGGGLPTVQALALFHGDDCTEIACLLDPDHVSAYQVQTVVEQIAGEQGLEVEQGYYTDITKDAILDKYLKIACADD from the exons ATGGAGCCTCATCACGCAAACAAG ccaaagccaaagctcaGCATGAAGCATTCCAAGTTCATCTCCTGCAAGCTCTACATTTCTGAAAGCCGCAATGCTATGGCTGTGGACGCAATCGAGCGTGCAAGCAAGAGTGATGCTCAGGTTGTTGTCGTCAGCCAGTTTGGGGATAATCACTACAACCGTTTCCGCTATACACTTGTCTCCTACATCATCGACGACAGATCAACTGGAGAAGTGATATATAGTCCAATCAGGAAGGTGTTGCTAGCAATGATTGAGGCTGCATTTTCAACCATAGACCTTGAATCGCAGTCAGGAGCGCATCCAAGGATTGGTGTCGTCGATGACCTGTCTTTCCACCCCTTGGGTCAAGCCAGAATGGAGGATGCTGCTTCTTTGGCTAAGCAGGTAGCATCTGACATTGGAAATGGCTTACAAG TCCCAGTATTCCTGTATGCAGCAGCCCACCCAACAGGAAAGTCTGCGGGTGCAATACGGCGTGAACTTGGCTACTACCGGCCAAATTACAAGGACAATCAGTGGTTAGGTAGCATGCTCCCTGATGTTCTGCCAGTTAAGCCTGATGTTGGTCCAACTCATGTCTCACATAAGAGAGGTGCCACAACAGTTGGTGTTACACCTTGGATTGAGAACTACAATGTCCCGGTACTATCTAAGGACGTCGCAACTGTGAGGAGGATTACCCGCAGGGTGAGTGGACGGGGTGGAGGGCTTCCCACGGTGCAAGCTCTTGCACTCTTCCATGGAGATGATTGCACAGAGATTGCATGCTTGTTGGATCCAGATCATGTCAGTGCCTATCAAGTTCAGACCGTGGTGGAGCAGATTGCAGGAGAGCAAGGACTTGAAGTTGAGCAGGGGTACTACACTGACATAACAAAGGATGCAATACTCGATAAGTATTTGAAGATTGCTTGCGCTGATGATTGA